One segment of Candidatus Pantoea bituminis DNA contains the following:
- a CDS encoding 2-hydroxyacid dehydrogenase: MTSSTRHTVLLIAPVLDSLLEKLSNSFEVFRLYEQAEPLAWLNQHGSTVRAVVTRGDVGVSNAVLEHLPDVGLIAIFGVGTDGVDLNYTRQHNIAVTITSGVLTNDVADMALGLILSGARNLVAGDKFVRQGQWITQAPPLGTQVSNKRIGIVGMGNIGRAIAKRAAAFDMAVSYFSRSAKPALPYVCRDNLISLAQESDFLVVAASGGEETRGLIDDSVLAAMPKHAWLINIARGSLVDEKALITALQNRSIAGAALDVFEDEPQVPAELIALENVVLQPHVGSATHETRQKMRDVVYANVDAFFKQQTLPNAI, translated from the coding sequence ATGACTTCATCTACCCGACACACTGTTTTATTAATCGCACCTGTTCTTGACTCACTGTTGGAAAAGCTGAGCAATAGCTTTGAGGTCTTTCGCCTTTACGAACAAGCTGAGCCACTGGCATGGCTTAATCAACATGGCAGCACAGTCCGCGCGGTGGTTACGCGTGGCGATGTCGGCGTAAGTAACGCGGTGCTTGAGCACCTGCCTGATGTGGGTTTAATCGCTATTTTCGGTGTTGGAACGGATGGCGTAGATTTGAATTACACCCGTCAGCATAATATCGCTGTCACTATCACATCTGGCGTTTTGACCAATGATGTCGCGGATATGGCGCTCGGCCTGATTTTAAGCGGGGCGCGTAATCTGGTTGCCGGTGATAAGTTTGTACGACAAGGTCAGTGGATTACACAGGCTCCGCCACTCGGCACTCAGGTGAGTAATAAACGTATCGGTATTGTCGGCATGGGCAACATTGGGCGCGCTATCGCTAAGCGTGCTGCAGCCTTCGATATGGCAGTCAGTTATTTCAGTCGAAGCGCTAAACCCGCGTTGCCGTATGTATGCCGAGATAATTTAATTTCATTGGCTCAAGAAAGCGATTTCCTGGTGGTTGCTGCATCGGGCGGTGAAGAGACGCGTGGACTGATTGACGATTCTGTGTTGGCTGCAATGCCGAAACATGCCTGGCTGATTAATATCGCTCGCGGATCCTTAGTGGATGAGAAGGCGTTAATCACTGCCTTGCAAAACCGATCAATAGCAGGCGCTGCTTTAGACGTTTTTGAAGATGAACCTCAGGTTCCAGCTGAGCTTATAGCGTTAGAGAATGTGGTTTTACAGCCGCATGTCGGCAGCGCTACCCATGAAACCCGACAAAAAATGCGCGACGTGGTTTACGCCAACGTTGATGCCTTCTTCAAGCAGCAAACTCTACCGAACGCAATTTAA
- a CDS encoding LacI family DNA-binding transcriptional regulator produces MKMQRITLHDIATLAGVTKMTVSRYLRTPEKVKAETAERIASVIEEVGYQPDADNPAMASQAMPRIGVLIPSFHNQIFADLLAGIESVTATQGYQTLVVNYDYDSQREEEQIATVLAFNVKALLLTESAHTVRAEKYLKAANIPVAEVMGLSQTPGRINVGFDNYRAGFDMTNMLIGSGKKRVIYFGSMSDIRDEQRYAGYRAAMSAAALPDGRIVPNKVSSVSIGTGMMTLARQMYPDMDGILCTNDDLAVGVLQECRAAGINVPEKMAIAGFHGLEIGQVTTPKLASVITPRFEMGKIATEILIKKLRHQPTIEQVDLHYRLSMGATI; encoded by the coding sequence ATGAAAATGCAGCGCATCACGTTACACGATATCGCAACGCTAGCAGGTGTAACAAAAATGACGGTAAGTCGTTATTTACGTACCCCAGAGAAAGTGAAAGCTGAAACGGCTGAACGCATCGCCAGCGTTATTGAAGAAGTCGGGTATCAACCGGATGCTGATAATCCTGCCATGGCAAGTCAGGCTATGCCGCGCATTGGCGTATTAATTCCCTCTTTTCATAATCAGATATTTGCTGATTTATTAGCGGGTATAGAATCGGTTACGGCGACGCAAGGCTACCAGACATTGGTGGTTAATTATGATTACGATAGCCAGCGTGAAGAAGAACAAATTGCGACGGTATTAGCTTTCAATGTTAAAGCACTGTTGTTAACTGAATCGGCACATACCGTACGCGCAGAAAAATATTTAAAAGCAGCTAACATTCCGGTGGCTGAAGTGATGGGTCTGAGTCAAACCCCGGGACGTATCAATGTGGGTTTTGATAATTATCGCGCCGGGTTTGATATGACCAACATGTTGATTGGTAGCGGCAAAAAGCGCGTTATCTATTTTGGATCGATGTCAGATATTCGTGATGAGCAGCGTTACGCAGGCTACCGTGCAGCGATGAGCGCCGCAGCGTTACCTGATGGCCGCATTGTGCCGAATAAGGTCTCTTCGGTGTCGATTGGAACCGGCATGATGACGCTAGCCCGCCAGATGTACCCTGATATGGACGGCATTCTTTGTACCAATGATGACTTAGCCGTTGGCGTGTTACAGGAGTGCCGGGCAGCAGGCATCAACGTACCTGAAAAAATGGCAATTGCGGGTTTTCATGGTTTAGAAATTGGTCAGGTAACAACGCCAAAGCTGGCGAGCGTGATCACTCCACGTTTTGAAATGGGCAAGATTGCGACAGAGATTCTGATTAAAAAACTGCGTCACCAGCCAACCATTGAGCAGGTTGATCTGCATTATCGGTTATCGATGGGTGCGACGATCTGA
- the idnO gene encoding gluconate 5-dehydrogenase, with amino-acid sequence MNTLFSLAGKRILLTGSAQGIGFVMARGLAEQGAEVIINGTHAERAENAAMKLRDEGFTAHISLFNVADEAAVEQAITQIENDIGPIDVLFNNAGIQRRHPFTEFPLNEWNDIIATNQTGVFIVSQCVAKRMVARKKGKIVNICSMQSELGRDTITPYAAAKGAVKMLTRGMCVELARHNIQVNGIAPGYFQTPMTQALVDNAEFSEWLCKRTPAARWGNPEELVGAAVFLSSKASDFVNGHLLFVDGGMLAAV; translated from the coding sequence ATGAATACACTTTTCAGTCTGGCAGGTAAACGTATTTTGCTGACTGGTTCAGCGCAGGGGATCGGCTTTGTTATGGCGCGCGGTTTAGCTGAACAAGGGGCGGAGGTGATTATTAATGGCACCCATGCTGAGCGTGCTGAAAACGCGGCAATGAAATTACGCGATGAGGGATTCACTGCCCATATTTCGTTGTTTAATGTTGCCGATGAAGCAGCCGTTGAGCAGGCCATTACGCAGATTGAAAATGATATTGGGCCGATTGACGTATTGTTTAACAATGCCGGCATCCAGCGGCGACATCCCTTTACTGAATTTCCGCTGAACGAATGGAACGATATTATTGCCACCAATCAAACCGGCGTATTCATTGTTTCGCAATGTGTAGCCAAAAGAATGGTGGCACGTAAAAAAGGCAAAATTGTTAATATCTGCTCAATGCAAAGTGAATTAGGCAGAGACACCATTACGCCTTACGCAGCAGCAAAAGGTGCGGTAAAAATGTTAACGCGCGGCATGTGCGTCGAGCTGGCTCGCCATAATATTCAGGTGAATGGCATCGCACCCGGCTATTTCCAAACGCCGATGACGCAAGCACTGGTCGATAACGCTGAATTCTCAGAATGGCTCTGTAAACGTACGCCAGCAGCACGTTGGGGTAATCCTGAAGAACTGGTTGGCGCTGCCGTTTTCCTCTCATCAAAAGCCTCTGATTTTGTTAACGGCCATCTGTTATTTGTAGATGGCGGCATGTTGGCGGCAGTGTGA
- a CDS encoding gluconokinase codes for MAGQCIIVMGVSGTGKSTVGMALAEAVHAKFIDGDDLHPRFNIVKMAAGEALNDDDRMPWLERLSDVIFSLDQKSESGVLVCSALKKRYRDKLRTGNPNLRFIWLNGDYECVLERLKCRQGHFMPEALLLSQFATLEAPDEKENDVISINIAPSLSQIVNQCVDILRADTPLPARLAS; via the coding sequence ATGGCAGGACAATGCATTATCGTGATGGGCGTTTCCGGTACAGGTAAATCAACTGTGGGTATGGCGCTTGCAGAAGCAGTCCATGCCAAGTTTATTGACGGTGATGATCTTCACCCGCGTTTTAATATCGTGAAAATGGCAGCAGGCGAAGCATTAAATGATGATGATCGTATGCCTTGGCTTGAGCGGCTCTCTGATGTCATTTTTAGCCTTGACCAGAAAAGTGAATCGGGTGTCCTGGTCTGTTCTGCGTTGAAAAAACGCTATCGCGATAAACTCCGTACGGGAAACCCGAATCTGCGCTTTATCTGGCTTAACGGCGACTATGAATGTGTGCTTGAACGTCTGAAATGCAGACAAGGTCATTTCATGCCTGAAGCGTTACTTTTAAGTCAGTTTGCCACGTTAGAAGCGCCAGATGAGAAGGAGAACGACGTCATATCGATAAATATCGCACCTTCACTCAGCCAAATTGTGAATCAATGCGTAGATATTTTACGTGCAGATACACCCTTGCCTGCTCGTCTGGCATCTTAA
- a CDS encoding GMC family oxidoreductase, protein MNKQPVFTAQGDASADIVIVGSGIVGGMMANELVSQGYSVLVLEAGLRIDRAQAVENWRNMPFANRAGSDFQGLYPQSKFAPAPLYFPRNNYVNVTGPNASSFQQGYLRTVGGTTWHWAASCWRHHPSDFVMQSKYGVGRDWPISYDELEPWYCKAENEIGVAGPNDPAKQSPVERSQPYPMDMVPFAHGDNYFASVVNPHGYNLVPIPQGRSTRPWEGRPTCCGNNNCQPICPIGAMYNGIHHVERAERAGAVVLAEAVVYKMDTDNNNRITAVHWLDNTGASHKVTANAFALACNGIETPRLLLMAANDANPNGIANGSDMVGRNMMDHSGFHCSFLTKEPVWLGRGPAQSSCMVGYRDGEFRRDYSANKVILNNISRVVTATQQALAKGLVGKELDEEIRYRAVHSVDLSISLEPLPDPENRLTLSKTRKDPHGLPCPDIYYDVGDYVRKGAEASHVQLEKIGQLFNGKEFMISQGLNANNHIMGGVIMGESGKDAVVDGNCRAFDHENLWLPGGGAIPSASVVNSTLTMAALGLKAAHDISLRLKEFA, encoded by the coding sequence ATGAATAAACAACCGGTATTTACTGCTCAAGGCGACGCCTCAGCAGATATTGTTATTGTGGGCTCAGGTATCGTTGGCGGCATGATGGCTAATGAGTTAGTCAGTCAAGGATACTCTGTGCTGGTGCTGGAAGCCGGCTTGCGAATTGATCGTGCTCAAGCGGTAGAGAACTGGCGCAACATGCCCTTTGCAAATCGTGCAGGATCAGATTTTCAGGGGCTTTATCCGCAGTCAAAATTTGCCCCGGCGCCACTCTATTTTCCGCGTAACAACTACGTCAATGTCACAGGCCCAAATGCGTCGAGCTTCCAACAAGGCTATTTGCGCACCGTGGGGGGAACAACGTGGCACTGGGCCGCATCCTGCTGGCGCCATCACCCAAGTGACTTTGTCATGCAGTCAAAATATGGGGTGGGCCGCGACTGGCCTATCAGCTATGACGAACTGGAACCCTGGTATTGCAAAGCGGAAAATGAAATTGGGGTGGCTGGTCCGAATGATCCTGCCAAACAATCGCCGGTAGAACGTAGTCAGCCTTATCCGATGGATATGGTGCCCTTTGCTCATGGTGATAATTATTTCGCCAGCGTGGTCAATCCTCATGGGTACAATCTGGTGCCGATACCGCAAGGCCGCAGCACGCGCCCTTGGGAAGGGCGTCCCACCTGTTGCGGTAACAACAATTGCCAACCCATCTGTCCCATCGGAGCGATGTACAACGGTATTCACCATGTAGAACGTGCTGAGCGTGCAGGAGCGGTGGTGTTGGCAGAAGCGGTGGTCTACAAAATGGATACCGATAATAACAACCGTATCACTGCTGTTCACTGGCTGGATAACACCGGCGCCTCTCATAAAGTCACGGCTAACGCTTTTGCATTAGCCTGCAATGGCATTGAGACGCCGCGTTTACTACTCATGGCGGCTAATGACGCTAATCCCAACGGGATTGCCAATGGTTCTGACATGGTTGGTCGAAACATGATGGATCACTCCGGCTTCCACTGCTCCTTCTTGACGAAAGAGCCGGTTTGGCTTGGCCGTGGACCCGCTCAAAGCAGCTGTATGGTGGGCTATCGCGATGGGGAATTCCGTCGTGACTATTCAGCCAATAAAGTCATTCTGAATAATATCTCGCGCGTCGTGACGGCAACACAGCAGGCTTTAGCGAAAGGCTTAGTGGGTAAAGAGCTGGACGAAGAGATTCGTTACCGCGCGGTACACAGCGTTGATCTCTCCATTAGCCTTGAACCCCTGCCGGATCCTGAAAACCGTTTAACCCTGAGTAAAACCCGTAAAGACCCGCATGGATTGCCATGCCCCGATATCTATTACGATGTGGGCGACTATGTGCGTAAAGGTGCCGAAGCCTCACATGTGCAACTCGAAAAGATCGGGCAATTGTTTAATGGTAAGGAGTTCATGATCAGCCAAGGTCTGAACGCCAATAACCATATTATGGGCGGCGTGATCATGGGGGAAAGTGGTAAAGATGCCGTGGTAGATGGTAATTGTCGGGCCTTTGACCATGAAAACCTTTGGCTTCCTGGTGGCGGCGCGATTCCGTCTGCCAGCGTGGTCAACAGCACGCTGACGATGGCGGCATTAGGCTTAAAAGCGGCTCATGACATCAGCCTGCGCTTGAAGGAGTTCGCATGA
- a CDS encoding sorbitol dehydrogenase family protein, translating to MKHESATKSATLNKNGTGSTRREFICAVAGLTVTGAIAAIPGVSFAATIASASDPVKAFITVSQTITEHKQIDSALAARFLEVFTQRDPQFVARISQLERLAIAGIDARQFMTKATQAGLNEFLYQIVTAWYTGTVGDDYHGTLVAYKQALMYQTVRDGLVVPTYCSKGPMWWTAPVPVENDGLIASL from the coding sequence ATGAAGCACGAATCAGCTACAAAAAGTGCAACTTTAAATAAAAATGGAACCGGTTCCACTCGTCGGGAATTCATTTGTGCGGTTGCTGGATTAACCGTTACCGGCGCTATTGCTGCGATACCGGGTGTCTCTTTCGCCGCCACAATCGCCAGCGCCAGTGATCCGGTGAAAGCCTTCATTACCGTGTCACAAACGATTACTGAACATAAGCAAATCGATAGTGCATTGGCAGCACGTTTCCTTGAGGTATTTACTCAACGCGATCCGCAATTTGTCGCCCGTATTTCCCAACTAGAACGATTAGCGATAGCGGGAATCGATGCCAGGCAGTTCATGACTAAAGCCACGCAAGCAGGCTTAAACGAATTTCTCTATCAAATTGTTACAGCCTGGTATACCGGAACGGTAGGTGATGATTATCACGGCACGTTGGTCGCCTATAAACAGGCCCTGATGTACCAAACCGTGCGCGATGGATTGGTTGTACCAACCTATTGTAGCAAGGGCCCGATGTGGTGGACTGCGCCTGTTCCCGTTGAAAATGACGGTTTGATCGCCAGCCTTTAA
- a CDS encoding RipA family octameric membrane protein, whose product MPNIDVHKDDAQFMRDLLDEDVVKIESASIHADRIQQSLHIAIAQKNIEIETDWKRSTTFLALFLFLYAALGASLTLDLSASEAGHKSIEYALQAIPVLIAFSGFFISILFLFISRASARKQVDWEKTIHTLEKYSVGNLFKLTHSQGAGTSNYSLPSIYISLALFICLTWMIIYNYLTFTTSGVFGSVISLFISTMTYVILDIQLLKPFKHAAETTQIDAKKKMKTKADPI is encoded by the coding sequence ATGCCAAATATTGATGTGCACAAAGATGATGCGCAATTTATGCGTGATTTACTGGATGAGGACGTGGTGAAAATTGAATCAGCCTCCATTCATGCCGACAGAATTCAGCAATCTCTCCACATCGCTATAGCGCAGAAGAATATTGAAATTGAGACAGACTGGAAGCGTTCAACCACCTTTCTGGCTCTTTTTCTGTTTCTTTATGCCGCACTTGGCGCCTCACTTACCCTCGATTTATCTGCAAGCGAAGCGGGTCATAAAAGTATTGAATATGCTTTGCAGGCTATCCCCGTATTGATTGCTTTTTCAGGTTTCTTTATCTCTATTCTTTTCCTGTTTATTAGTCGAGCCAGCGCCCGTAAACAGGTTGACTGGGAAAAAACCATTCATACCTTAGAAAAATACTCTGTGGGAAATTTGTTCAAATTAACCCATTCTCAGGGTGCGGGAACCAGCAACTATTCCCTTCCTTCCATTTATATCTCGCTCGCGTTATTTATCTGCTTAACCTGGATGATCATTTATAACTACCTGACTTTCACCACCAGTGGCGTCTTTGGTAGCGTAATATCTCTGTTCATCAGCACAATGACCTACGTTATTTTGGATATTCAGTTACTGAAGCCTTTTAAGCACGCGGCAGAAACGACGCAGATTGACGCAAAAAAGAAGATGAAAACCAAGGCTGATCCGATTTGA
- a CDS encoding aspartate/glutamate racemase family protein yields the protein MLGIIRVLTHQDQNFVEEHGRLIHQQYGLDSISRCIPDQPKGIFDDASEAIAVPKIIALGQQFQAEGCDAIFLSCAADPGLEALRKTVTIPVISAGSASASIAAMLQRPVAVMGIGAEAPRPFKALLGESVIYARPEGVLNTTDLLSSHGRQSALACADELYRQGIEVIAFSCTGFSTIGLADAINQQLGQIAVDAVRAAGLFASQLGR from the coding sequence ATGTTAGGAATTATTCGGGTACTTACCCACCAGGATCAGAATTTTGTTGAAGAGCATGGGCGGCTGATTCACCAGCAATATGGACTGGATTCGATAAGTCGTTGCATACCCGATCAGCCAAAAGGCATTTTTGACGACGCCAGCGAAGCGATTGCCGTGCCGAAAATCATTGCACTAGGCCAGCAGTTTCAGGCGGAAGGATGTGATGCCATTTTCCTGAGCTGTGCTGCCGATCCGGGATTAGAGGCGCTGCGCAAAACAGTAACGATACCGGTTATTAGCGCCGGTAGCGCCTCCGCCAGTATTGCGGCGATGCTACAACGTCCCGTTGCGGTGATGGGAATAGGGGCGGAAGCACCGCGCCCGTTCAAAGCGCTGCTCGGCGAGTCGGTTATCTATGCACGACCTGAAGGTGTGTTAAATACCACCGATCTCCTGTCATCTCATGGACGACAGAGCGCGCTGGCCTGCGCGGATGAGCTTTACCGACAAGGCATTGAAGTTATTGCATTCTCTTGCACCGGTTTCTCAACTATTGGTCTTGCTGATGCGATTAATCAGCAACTTGGCCAGATTGCGGTGGATGCGGTACGCGCTGCCGGATTATTTGCCAGCCAGTTAGGGCGCTAA
- a CDS encoding DUF4060 family protein, translating to MKQIIRGDKEPSHILAATRALEAHYSRYGEGNKYHPVIYSIAYRARYYQIEVITRRETMVASVITGVRKLTHLSGAA from the coding sequence ATGAAGCAAATCATCCGCGGTGATAAAGAACCTTCCCATATTCTTGCAGCAACTCGAGCGCTTGAAGCGCACTACTCCCGCTACGGAGAAGGCAATAAGTATCATCCTGTCATCTATTCCATCGCCTACCGGGCCAGATATTATCAGATAGAGGTTATAACCCGACGTGAAACGATGGTTGCTTCCGTGATCACGGGCGTGCGTAAACTTACCCATCTCTCTGGCGCTGCCTGA
- a CDS encoding MFS transporter, translating to MAELRNAGAFTLLGVACLTIMVGCVIVPGLSEIAPALGVSHAASWLVTVPSLGVVVFGPLAGRLIDRFGAWHSLAWGLFLYGVLGAGGVFLHGFYAIMLDRLLLGGATAIVMSAGTGLISSFYQDDARLKMIARQGMSIELGGVIFLFIGGILATLSWRWPFLLYLMGWVLLLMQLRFVPHPVAPQKSEVAKTPVSGVLKPVYMAALLSMVSFFTAIILIPEYFHQQGIGAAETGYFLSFISLIAVIAAAVMPEVMKQLGGHRTLIIAFVCYLAAHLMFSFAAALPIFMLGGVLLGCGFGLSIPLVNHMTVDHSEEAVRGRNLAYLAMAIFSGQFLSSFMVFIPGNISWIFSGAALLAGLSCAFIWFTQRKQSSENMPST from the coding sequence GTGGCTGAACTTCGAAATGCAGGCGCGTTTACGTTACTCGGCGTGGCATGCCTTACTATTATGGTGGGTTGCGTCATTGTCCCTGGATTAAGTGAAATCGCGCCCGCATTAGGCGTAAGTCATGCCGCCAGTTGGTTAGTTACGGTACCTTCTCTTGGTGTTGTGGTATTTGGCCCCTTGGCTGGCCGCCTGATCGATCGCTTCGGCGCCTGGCACAGTTTAGCGTGGGGCCTATTTTTGTATGGTGTACTGGGCGCAGGTGGCGTTTTCCTTCATGGTTTTTATGCCATTATGCTTGATCGCTTGCTGCTTGGCGGCGCGACTGCCATTGTCATGTCGGCAGGTACGGGCTTAATTTCCAGCTTCTATCAAGACGATGCTCGCTTGAAAATGATTGCCCGTCAGGGCATGTCGATTGAACTCGGCGGAGTCATCTTTCTGTTTATCGGCGGCATTCTTGCAACACTGAGCTGGCGTTGGCCCTTTTTGCTCTATTTGATGGGCTGGGTATTGCTGCTGATGCAGCTGCGTTTCGTGCCGCATCCTGTTGCGCCTCAGAAAAGTGAGGTCGCCAAAACCCCCGTTTCAGGGGTACTTAAACCGGTTTATATGGCTGCGCTGTTATCCATGGTGAGTTTTTTCACTGCGATCATTTTGATTCCAGAATATTTCCATCAACAGGGTATTGGCGCAGCTGAAACGGGCTATTTCCTCTCTTTCATTTCACTGATTGCGGTGATTGCCGCTGCGGTCATGCCTGAAGTTATGAAACAACTTGGTGGCCATCGTACGCTGATCATCGCTTTTGTTTGTTACCTTGCCGCACATTTGATGTTTTCATTCGCTGCGGCGTTGCCTATTTTCATGCTTGGGGGTGTTTTGCTCGGATGCGGATTCGGCCTGTCAATTCCCTTGGTAAACCATATGACGGTGGATCACAGCGAAGAAGCGGTGCGCGGACGAAACCTGGCTTATCTTGCCATGGCGATATTTTCTGGGCAGTTTTTGTCTTCATTCATGGTGTTCATTCCCGGCAATATTTCATGGATATTCTCTGGCGCTGCGTTGCTAGCCGGGCTTTCATGCGCATTTATCTGGTTTACCCAACGTAAACAAAGCAGTGAAAACATGCCATCCACCTGA
- a CDS encoding IclR family transcriptional regulator, translating into MREANENQGSQVIIRAAQILRALESQPRGLSITALAKETGLPRTTVHRLVMSLESQQLLINGVNGVQLGPALARLAASAHTDLVTLSRPAMEMLSRRTHETVNLSVYRGMHVVLVSQYASDQELRVISPLGTAFPCHSSAHGKALWASQPPANIDTFLKSGLDARTKSTITHKQALLTELETVRNSGFAIDREEHARGVCAIGVVLNTHLSEQYALSIAVPALRFEEKYDSLLSMLMQCKAEIETLLDAAN; encoded by the coding sequence ATGCGTGAAGCAAACGAAAATCAGGGTTCACAGGTGATTATACGTGCGGCTCAGATTCTGCGTGCGCTTGAAAGCCAACCGCGTGGGTTATCGATAACTGCGTTAGCAAAAGAGACGGGATTGCCACGCACGACAGTGCATCGTTTGGTGATGTCGCTGGAATCTCAACAACTTCTGATCAACGGCGTTAACGGCGTGCAACTGGGCCCGGCTTTAGCTCGCCTCGCGGCTTCTGCCCATACCGATCTCGTGACCCTCTCTCGCCCAGCCATGGAAATGTTAAGCCGGCGTACCCATGAAACGGTTAATCTCAGTGTTTATCGCGGCATGCATGTCGTGCTGGTCAGCCAGTATGCTTCGGATCAAGAGCTACGGGTGATCTCTCCATTGGGAACAGCGTTTCCTTGCCATTCCTCTGCCCATGGCAAGGCACTTTGGGCTTCTCAACCACCAGCCAATATCGATACATTCCTTAAATCAGGTCTGGACGCACGAACAAAAAGTACAATCACTCACAAACAGGCGTTACTCACGGAACTGGAAACAGTACGCAATTCAGGGTTTGCCATCGATCGCGAAGAACACGCACGCGGGGTATGCGCCATTGGCGTGGTATTGAATACGCATCTCAGCGAACAATATGCACTTTCTATTGCAGTCCCAGCCCTGCGCTTTGAAGAGAAATATGATTCTCTTTTATCGATGTTGATGCAGTGCAAAGCAGAGATTGAAACATTGCTTGATGCCGCAAATTGA
- a CDS encoding NAD(P)-dependent alcohol dehydrogenase, protein MKINALIADDASQPLKAGQVELRDMQADDVKIEILYCGVCHSDLHMARNEWGVSRYPLVPGHEIVGRIVETGESVANFNTGDIVGVGVMVDSCGNCHFCQQQEEQYCAEGFTPTYNGTDKYTGGTTFGGYAQHVVADHRFVVSIPDNLPLNAVAPLLCAGVTVWSPLRHFNVKAGDRVGVIGLGGLGHMAVKLASALGAEVTLFTTSPNKGEDALRLGAKRVVVSRDAEQMAACQTSLDIILDCVAAPHDLDPYLATLKTNGHLVLVGIPDQPHPSPNVTPMVFRRLSITGTSIGSIRETQEMLDFCGQHNITADVEMIKGDETEAAFARMLKSDVKYRFVIDMQKTRW, encoded by the coding sequence ATGAAAATTAATGCACTGATTGCCGATGATGCATCACAGCCACTAAAAGCGGGTCAAGTTGAACTGCGCGACATGCAAGCTGATGACGTTAAGATTGAAATTCTCTATTGCGGCGTGTGTCATTCTGACTTGCATATGGCCCGTAACGAGTGGGGCGTAAGCCGCTATCCGTTGGTTCCGGGACATGAAATCGTGGGACGCATCGTGGAAACGGGTGAGAGCGTCGCTAACTTCAACACGGGTGACATTGTCGGCGTTGGCGTCATGGTCGATTCTTGCGGCAACTGCCATTTCTGTCAGCAGCAGGAAGAGCAATACTGTGCTGAAGGCTTCACACCAACCTATAACGGTACCGATAAATATACTGGCGGCACGACATTTGGCGGTTATGCACAGCATGTGGTGGCCGATCATCGTTTCGTCGTTTCTATTCCAGATAACTTGCCGTTAAACGCGGTTGCGCCGCTGTTGTGCGCGGGCGTTACCGTTTGGTCGCCGCTGCGCCACTTCAATGTAAAAGCCGGTGATCGCGTGGGTGTGATTGGTTTAGGCGGCTTGGGTCATATGGCGGTTAAACTGGCTAGCGCATTGGGCGCGGAAGTTACCTTGTTCACCACTTCGCCGAACAAAGGTGAAGATGCTCTGCGCTTAGGCGCAAAACGCGTTGTGGTTTCACGTGATGCTGAACAAATGGCTGCGTGCCAAACTTCGCTGGATATCATTTTGGATTGTGTCGCAGCGCCTCACGACCTCGATCCTTATCTCGCCACGCTAAAAACCAATGGTCATCTGGTGTTGGTAGGAATTCCCGATCAGCCGCATCCATCACCCAACGTGACGCCGATGGTCTTTCGTCGCTTAAGCATTACCGGCACCTCGATCGGCAGCATTCGTGAGACGCAGGAAATGTTGGATTTCTGTGGGCAACACAACATTACCGCCGATGTCGAAATGATTAAGGGTGATGAAACTGAAGCTGCGTTTGCACGCATGTTAAAGAGTGATGTGAAATATCGCTTCGTTATTGATATGCAAAAAACCCGCTGGTGA
- a CDS encoding winged helix-turn-helix transcriptional regulator produces MPAWIEGKLCFFADSPPRRLLELFAVKWSTMVLHALYHWPKNCARTGELERSLQGISKKMLIQTLRELEQRGLVSRYVYEVVPPKVEYSLTPLGKTFAEPIEVMYQWGLDNQAALDEMEANARTAKH; encoded by the coding sequence ATGCCTGCCTGGATCGAAGGGAAATTATGCTTTTTTGCCGATTCGCCACCGCGTAGATTGCTTGAACTGTTCGCAGTGAAATGGAGCACCATGGTGTTGCATGCGCTCTATCACTGGCCGAAAAATTGCGCGCGTACCGGCGAGCTTGAGCGAAGCCTGCAGGGCATTTCAAAAAAGATGTTGATTCAAACCTTACGTGAGCTTGAGCAGCGCGGATTAGTTTCGCGTTATGTGTATGAAGTGGTTCCACCCAAAGTGGAATACAGTTTGACGCCGTTAGGAAAAACGTTCGCCGAGCCCATTGAGGTAATGTATCAATGGGGGCTTGATAATCAGGCGGCGCTGGATGAAATGGAAGCGAATGCTCGCACCGCGAAGCATTAA